The DNA sequence GGCCTGCGTTTCGGTGCATGGGATACCGACCGCGTCAATGAAAGAGGCTAATGCATCGCTTGCCTTGCTGTAGAGCACGCCGCCGCCGGAAATGATCAATGGGCGCTTCGACGATCTCACGCGCTGTGCGAGGTCGTGGACTTCTGACATCGCTGCGTCAGGCACCTGCACTTTCCATATCCGTTTTTCAAAAAACGCTTCCGGATAATCATAGGCCTCCGCCTGCACGTCCTGGCATAACGCAAGCGTGACCGGGCCGCAGCGGGATGCATTCATAAATGTGGTCATCGCCCGGGGCAGCGCGGTGATAATCTGTTCGGGTCGCGTGATCCGGTCAAAGTATCTGGATACGGGACGAAAACAGTCATTCGCACTCACCGTGCCGTCGCTAAAACTTTCGATTTGCTGCAGTACAGGGTCCGGCCGCCGATTGGCAAAAACATCCCCGGGCAAAAAAAGCACCGGCAGGCGGTTGGCATGCGCAAGCGCTGCAGCCGTGACCAGATTCGTGGCGCCGGGTCCAATGGATGTCGTGCAGGCCATTGCTCCCCGACGCATCAACGCCTTTGCGTACGCGATGGCGGCCAGCGCCATGCCCTGCTCGTTGTGGGCGCGGTAGGTCGGCAGGGTATTCTTGCTTGCGAAAAGGGCTTCGCCTATCGCCGCCACATTGCCATGGCCGAAAATGGCCCAGACTCCGGCAAAATACGGGCGGATATCCCCATCGTCATCGATGTATTGATTGGCGAGATACCGCACCAGTGCTTGTGACATTGTCAACCGCATAGATGTGTCTCCCGATGGTTCAAGATGCTCGATTTCAGGCGCTTGTCGGCGCGTGAATCAATGTACGAAAATTCTCATGGAGCCGTGGGCTACCGAACGTACCGCACTTGAATAGTTCTTTTTTCTTTCAGCGCCTGCGCCGCAGCATCGGCGAGCTCCAGCGCCCGCAAGCCATCCAGGACGGTGGTCCGCGGCGTCTCATTACCCATTATTACGGAGACAAAGTGCCTCATCTCCATGCGATATGCCTCCGCATAACGATCATGAAAGAAGTGCTTGTTCCTGGAGCCGGTGCTTCCCTCATCCCCGGAAATGAGCAACTGTGTTTCCGGTTGATTTTCAACGCGCGCGGTCCGCAAGGAACCGTGTACCTCGACACGCTGGTCATATCCATACGAGGTGCGTCGACTGTTACTGATACTGCATAGTCGGCCGCCGGGCGTCCGAAGGGTGATCAAGGCGGTATCGATGTCACCGGCTTCGCCAATCGCAGGATCCACGATGCTGCTGCCACTGGCGCTGACTTCGTCGGGCTCTTCTCCCAACAGCCAGCGGGCCACATCGAAATCATGAATCGCCATGTCACGAAACAGACCCCCGCTGGCCCGAATGTAGTCCAGCGATGGAGGCGAAGGATCCCGACTGATGATCTGGATAGACTCGACATTGCCTAACACCCCATCTCTTACCAATGCGTGCAGTCGTACAAAGTCAGGGTCATAGCGCCGGTTGAAGCCGATGACGAAAGGAATATCATTCTTTGTCACCGCGTCGACGCAAGCCTGGGCGCGGGTTGTCGAAAGATCCAGAGGCTTCTCACAAAAAATCGGGATGCCAAGACCGGCAATGCGTTCGATGAGGTCCGCATGGGTATGCGTGGCGCTGGCAATCACGACGCCGGCAAGCTCCTTGTCGTCCAGCGCCTCATTCAGAGATACGGCTTTGGCTCCGGTCACGCCGGACAATTCTGCGGCTGCCTCCCCGTCCGGATCCACGATATACCGCAACGCTATGCGATGGTCCGCACGGACATTTGCCCCGTGAATCCGTCCAATGCGACCGGCCCCAATCAACGCAATCGGTAACCTCATCCTGTATTCACACGATGTGAGAGATGGTTCGAAAGAACCGGCAGTCCTTTAGGGCCCCGATCAGGTTGTTTTTTTATGACGGCGCCAGGGCCCCGAGCGGGTCGTTTTTCATGACGGCGCTAAAGCGCCGAGCGGGTTGTTTCCTTATGACGGCGCCAAGGCGCCGATCAGGTCGCTTTTGGTGATGATCTGATACGTTTCTCCCGGTTCCGCCTTCACGAGCACGGCTCCGCCGCCCCGCTCAAGGTACATGGAAAGATGCTCAAGGCCAAGTGAACGCGGAACCACAGGGAAAGGAGCATCCATGATGCCTTCTACAGGCTGGTCTCGCGTTTCCGGATCCTTGATGAGGCGATCGATAATCACGCTTTCGGTAAGGCTTCCAATAAGCTCATCGTTTTGCATCACGGGCATCTGTGAGATGCCGCGCTCGGCCATGACCCCGATTACCGAACCAAGGGTGTCTTCAGGCAGGGCAAACGCCAACTCGTCGTTACCATTCCGGGCGTCCAGAACCCGATCGACGGTAACCTCCGGCATACTTGACAGAAAACCGTGGTTGCGCATCCAATTGTCATTGAATGTCTTCGAAAGATACCGGAAGCCCGAATCGGGCAAAAGCAACACGAACACATCGTCGCTGGAAAGCTGCCCGGCGTGCGCTTCGATCCACGACAGGGCGCCTGCAAGCGCCATACCGGAAGACTGTCCGCAAAACAGGCCTTCTTCCGCGGCAAGCCGCCGCGCCATCTGCATCGCTTCTCTATCCGTTACCTGCACAAAATCGTCCAGCACGTCGAAATCCATGTTTGCCGCCAGCAGGTCCTCTCCGACCCCTTCGGTCAGATAGGGATAAATGTCGCCCGGATCAACCTTCCCGGTATGAAAATACCCATGATAGATCGAGCCATACGGATCCACGCCTATAACCTGCACGTTCGGATTCCGCTCTTTCAGATAGCGCGATACGCCGGAAAGCGTTCCGCCCGTGCCTGCCCCGCCTACATAATGGGTGATCCGCCCATCCGTGCCTTCCCATATCTCGGGCCCGGTCGTTTCGTAATGGGCGGCTCGATTTGCGGGGTTGTCATACTGGTTCAGGTATACCGCACCAGGAATTTCTTCGGCAAGACGCTGCGCGACGGAATAGTAGGACCTTGGATCCTCCGGGGCTACGTTG is a window from the Bacteroidetes bacterium SB0662_bin_6 genome containing:
- a CDS encoding pyridoxal-phosphate dependent enzyme; this translates as MMWHENITGTIGKTPLVQLRSITADCPCTVLAKLEYFNPGGSVKDRIGVAMIEEAEQNGLLGPGGTIVEGTSGNTGAALAMTAVTRGYRCIFTTTDKQSQEKLDVLRALGAEVIVCPTNVAPEDPRSYYSVAQRLAEEIPGAVYLNQYDNPANRAAHYETTGPEIWEGTDGRITHYVGGAGTGGTLSGVSRYLKERNPNVQVIGVDPYGSIYHGYFHTGKVDPGDIYPYLTEGVGEDLLAANMDFDVLDDFVQVTDREAMQMARRLAAEEGLFCGQSSGMALAGALSWIEAHAGQLSSDDVFVLLLPDSGFRYLSKTFNDNWMRNHGFLSSMPEVTVDRVLDARNGNDELAFALPEDTLGSVIGVMAERGISQMPVMQNDELIGSLTESVIIDRLIKDPETRDQPVEGIMDAPFPVVPRSLGLEHLSMYLERGGGAVLVKAEPGETYQIITKSDLIGALAPS
- the iolG gene encoding inositol 2-dehydrogenase — its product is MRLPIALIGAGRIGRIHGANVRADHRIALRYIVDPDGEAAAELSGVTGAKAVSLNEALDDKELAGVVIASATHTHADLIERIAGLGIPIFCEKPLDLSTTRAQACVDAVTKNDIPFVIGFNRRYDPDFVRLHALVRDGVLGNVESIQIISRDPSPPSLDYIRASGGLFRDMAIHDFDVARWLLGEEPDEVSASGSSIVDPAIGEAGDIDTALITLRTPGGRLCSISNSRRTSYGYDQRVEVHGSLRTARVENQPETQLLISGDEGSTGSRNKHFFHDRYAEAYRMEMRHFVSVIMGNETPRTTVLDGLRALELADAAAQALKEKRTIQVRYVR